Below is a genomic region from Hyla sarda isolate aHylSar1 unplaced genomic scaffold, aHylSar1.hap1 scaffold_1278, whole genome shotgun sequence.
acatatatgggaatttacgagcgtgtaactgggtcttcaatccgtgtaataatggcgcaaagtgtgaagtaaagagatcttgtaccagatgtgatcagatctctagggattttataccccggggaggacaaagaaaaggaaaagaattacacccatgtttactgaacccgggggacgctgagatattgacgacttctcatatagaaaaatggattttatgatctgagaccgaaaatagacgtcaagacgggaaacgctggtctagggtttgtgataaataaaagtatctgcagcgtcttatgttcagaagagacgatcttcaagggagacgcgcggatcctgtctgatgccttgaattaaagtctctataatcataatgagaagggggcggggacaacactgacgcgttacattccctatatacaacgtcagggacaatattacatttattataagtccagtgtgcggagatggatataagaataataaataatataagaaagaaaacttttattaacaattggtaacaagtttggagattcagtatatgatgtatgtataaatgtcagatatcctatgtacatggataatatatagatgtgttatctgcatcatttactgccctgaattggcttctctcatgtgtgagttcttttatgattaacaagacttgattgttgagtaaaacatttcccacattctgcacatggaaatggcttctcccctgtgtgagttcgttTATGTTCACGAAGAATTGATttcttagcaaaacattttccacagtCTGTACATgagaatggcttctcccctgtgtgagttctttgatggtaAACAAGAGTTGCTTTCTCAGtataacatttaccacattctgaacatgaaaatggcttctttcctgtgtgagttatttgatgtttaTAAAGAGTTGGCTtaagagcaaaacatttcccacattctgaacatgaaaatggcttctctcctgtgtgacttatttgatgtctaacaagacttgatttaatagtaaaacatttcccacattctgaacatgaaaacagcttctctcctgtgtgagttatttgatgcTGAACAAGACCTGAattagaagtaaaacatttcccacattctgagcatgaaaatggcttctctcctgtgtgagttctttgatgtacaacaagatcgAATTTAGAAGTATAACATTTccaacattctgagcatgaatatggtttatATACTGTAAGAGCTTGTTGATGTCCAACATTccttctgtgacctttattttgctgaacatcctgtgatgactgagaagacaggacctgtatataaggatgagatgacagatcttggctgtgaagggctgagggtgtatctgggataatggaatgttcttcatatgtatcttgtgtgatatcatcatctgctttataatctgaagatataagattctcctctgatctcctggtacaagaatctgcagagaataacacagattttattattagtattaaccccttaacaacccttattaaccccttaacaatccTTAAGCTATTGTGTTTTAATTTTCCCCTCCTCTCctcatagccataactcttatttttccatctacattgCGTTTGAGAGCTTGTTGTTTTGTGGGACGGATCTTACATTGTATCAACTGTGCATGAAAATATAAGTCTGGTCCATACAATCACAGCGATATCTAATTTGCATAGTTTTGGTTACactttactactttttaaaaacaattacaaaaaacatcttttgaatgttttttttttttttttttttacactttttggtccTTCTATAGGACTTTTATGAGCAGTCAttggattgctcatacagatcagtaCAGTATTTACTGCATTGATCCATTAGAGCCGACCATAGACAGGCTGTATGAATAGCAGAGTCCCGGCAGTGACAGAGTCCTAGCAATCATGTTATGTGCAGTAAAATTGACTTGTTCTCCTCATAGATCAGGTTGGTACGATCGGTATGTATAACATAGTGTTATCttttaagctgggttcacactacgttttctcccatacgggagcgcatacggcaggggggagctaaaagctcgcgctcccgtatgtcaccgtatgcgctcccgtatgtcattcatttcaatgagccgaccggagtgaaacgttcggtccggtcggctcatttttgcgccgtatgcgcttttacaaccggacctaaaactgtggtcaaccacggtttgaggtccggttgtaaaagcgcatacggcgcaaaaatgagccgaccgaacgtttcactccggtcggctcattgaaatgaatgacatacgggagcgcatacggtgacatacaggagcgcgagcttttagctcccctctgccgtatgcgctcccgtatgggaaaaaaacgtagtgtgaatccagccttactcagtttttttttttatttaaacttattttagtaaaaagtGAGTAAAGAGACGTACAGTGTAAGTACAGACCATGGAAGTCTATGACAAAATCCCATTCAGCACAGCATGATGTATACAGAGTGAGGACAGCTGCATAACACAGTCACTGACTACAGACACAATACAACCTAAACCGGGAACTAGAGGCTGCGCAGAACTGGTTGTTCAATCCCACTCCCGCCCGCTcccgatgattttttttttaccaatcccGCCCGTACCCGTAGGATGTTTGCTCCACTCccactaaaatgtttgtccaataccgtccgctaacataggaatgtacagacactagggtgcaatgctctgcacatactccccatgtaaactttccatttctatgcagagcacttttcagtaaaaatgacaccttagccGGTGGCAGGGGGAGGAGACTATTGGGAGGGGCACTCTGAGTGTGAGACCCGCAGCCATAGTGCCTGACtgcccgcccgcagcagcctcctgaccgtCTGCGTATTTGGAGTTGAGTCTCGCGTGATCCCAATCCCAGTGCATCCCTCTACCGGgaattttaaaggtgtactccgcccacaggataaaaaagataggggataagatgtctgatggtgggggtcctaccactggggaccgccacgatctccctgcagcacccgacgttctgaaagttttttttcagaATGCTTGGTTTGGGCGGCCggagatgtgacatcatgccacgccccctcccatagacatgaatggagggggcgtgacataacgTCACATCCCGGCCGCCCAAACTCGGCGTTgttaacatactgtttagaatgccgggtgttgCACGGAGAtcacagctgcaggacccccgtgatcagacatcttatctcctatcctatgggtaggggataaggtgtctgtgggcggagtaacATGTGGTGGCGCAGTATGGGAGTTATTACcaagtacccttgctgtcctgttggGCAACCTCccctcagtgtcccctgggccccccactTGCACCTGCCCCCCCCATGAACATATGTTTaccatgtattatactgtgtaatgtgtgaagaaagcCTTGTCACTttaggaaaggttaaaggggttatcgagaaaaaaactttttttaatatatcaactggctccagaaagttaaacagatttataaattacttctattaaaaaatcttaatcctttcagtacttatgagcttctgaagttaaggttgttcttttctgtctaagtcctctctgatgacacctgtctcgggaaacacccagtttagcagaggtttgctatggggattaaagGAGTAAGCTCAGGTCATAtttaagcatatatatatattttttttttattttattattttttttttttataaaaattttttttaaactagtcataaaaaaatatgtaaattgggAATCGTTTAAATCGTACTGACCTAAGaatcaaattagcaaaattgcattttcttttCAGTTTCACCTCACAATCATTTTTTCAAGTTTTATAGAAGATTTTATGGAAATGAAGAAATGAAGGATTTCATTATCAAGTACAGTGGATCCGGCAAAATACATGTCTGTGTCTATAaacaggcgaggaggaaaaaataaaagatgtaaaAATTATAACTGGCTACATCATTAACCTGTTAAAGACCAAGGGAGTACCTGTATGCCCcgagtctcctccctttctatAAAGCGGGACCACAGCCGGGACCAGtaactaatagcgcgtggcactgatcgtggtgccgcatgctattaaccctttagatgcagcgttcaaagttgatcgccgcatctaaagtgaaactaaactacccccagctagctcagtgggctgttctggaccgctgcagtgaaatcgcggcatcctgaacagctgtaggacacaaggagggtccccctacctgcctcctggtgccgctcgctgaatgactgctcagtgcctgagatccaggcatgagtagtcaagcagcagaatcattgatcaatgttatcctatgggataacaatgatcaatgtaaaagatcagtgtgtgcagtgttatagtcccctatgggataacaatgatcagtgtaagagattagtgtgtgcagtgttatagtctcctatgggataacaatgatcagtgtaaaagattagtgtgtgcagtggtatagtcccctatgagataacaatgatcagtgtaagagatcagtgtgtgcagtgttataggcccctatgggataacaatgatcagtataagagatcagtgtgtgcagtgttatagtctcctatgggataacaatgatcagtataagagatcagtgtgtgcagtgttatagtctcctatgggagttataacattgcaaaaaagaaagtgaaaaaaaaaaagtgaataaagatcatttaaccccttccctaataaaagtttgaatcaccccctttttccataaaaaaaaagtgtaaataaaaataaacatatgtggtatcgccgcgtgcggaaatgtccaaattataaaaatattttgttaattaaaccgcacggtcaatggggtaAACGCAAATAAATTCTAAAGTCCGAAAtatcgcatttttggtcactttttatataatgaaaaaatgaataaaaagcgatcaaaaagtccaatcaatacaaaaatggtaccgctaaaaacttcagatcacggtgcaaaaagaatgagccctcataccgccccgtacgtggaaaaataaaaagttataggtgtcagaagatgacaatattaagcgtatacattttcctgcatgtagttatgattttttccagaagtccgacaaaatcacctatataagtcggggatcattataatcgtatggacctacagaataaagagaaggtgtcatttttaccgaaaaatttactgcgtacaaacgtaaacccccaaaatttacaaaatggtggtttttcttcaattttgtcgcacaatgatttcttttccatttcatcatagatttatgggtaaaatgactgatgtccttacaaagtagaagtggtggtgcaaaaaataagccataatatggctttttaggtgcacattttaaagagttatgattttttaaaggtaaggaggaaaaaattaaagtgcaaaaacagaaaaaaccctggtctttaaggggttaaagggttaaaacaaaaataaactggaAACTAGGTCAAACACACAGCCAGGGGTCAGGAACCAAAGCTGGTACTCCGGAATAGCCAAAGTCAGGACACCCAAAAGTCAGAACCAGGATTAGGAACCAGAGTGGATGTCAGCCAGACCAGGGTCATAAATGGAATCACAATCAGGAACAACAGTAACGCGCTTGGAGATCAGACTGCCTCTGCCCTTCCGTGGTCTTTGAACTGTTGCCGTTAAATAGCCAGGACCCAGCAGGGAAGGGGCtggctgattaaaaggtagccaGGGAAATAAGTAGCTGCTCAATAATAACAGCTGAGGTTTTGCTGTCTGAGAAACCAGCAGTGGAGCAAAGGAAAGGCAAGAGCCCTCACAGTACCCACCTCTAAACTAACCCTCCACATAGGGGAGCAACAGATTTGTGAAGGGATTAAGCATGAAAGGCACGGAGAAGGGCAGGAGCACGTACATCTGTAGCTGGAACCAGGACCGTTCCTCTGCTCCATAGCCTTTCCAGAGGATTAGATACTGGAGGCCGCCCCTGGACATATGGGAGTCAAGGATACTGCAGTCCTCATAATCCGACCCCGTCAAGGAGGTAGTGAGGTGTAGtgattgcataacaacaactttaactccttaaaggaatcaaaacaattttcatttttgcaatttTCCTCCTTATTGTTATTgatttaaaataagtaatgtcattacaaagtacaattggtgacgcaaaaaacaagtcataTGTGTCTATAGGGGGGAAAttacgtgttatgatttttagaagataatAATCATAACACGTAATTTCCCCCCTATAGACACAtatgacttgttttttgcgtcaccaattgtactttgtaatgacattacttattttaaaacttaaaaaaaaaaatcttttgacccctataactaattTTGACCCTTTTACGCACATGGCAGTAccacattagatttttttttttattacatcattttatttaaaaaaattggaaaaggggggggggggtgattcacatTTATtcgcttatttttttttaaaccattttttaCCCCTCACAGGgagctacaacatgcaatcttttgattgcaaacactgatcaatgctatgccatagcatagcattaatcagtgttatcagcactctgctgctccagcctgctaagcaggcatggagcagtagatcgccaatcGGACGACGAGGAggtaggtgaggaccctcccgccgtccagtaagctgatgggacatcacgattttgtcgcaatagtcccgatcagctacgctgagctgccgggatacttctGGTTTTGTTTTAGACGCCGTGATAAACTtagattgtggcgtctaaagcgttaatgccgggcatcggcccgaacggccgtgcccggcattaaccttgggtcccggctgctgatagcagttgggacccatGGGGTTTGAAGCTTTTTCTGCTCGGGAGAACGGTTTAGACCCCGGTAatgggactcaggacgtacaggtacgccctgagtcctttagTGGTTAAGAATAAAATGTGTACGACCTTGGAAGTCCGCATGGAGGGCGCGAGGTTAAGTCCATAGGAAACCGGGTTAACCTGTCATAGTACGTGGTAGGGCCCAATATACAGGGGAGCCATTTTTTTGGGTAGAAGTGCAGGTAATCAAGTTGTGGGTGGAGAACCATACCCTCTCCCGGATCTTCAAGGAGGGTGTCACTAATTGCCTTACAGTCAGTCTGGAGCTTCTGCTACATGGACCTCTAGAGCGATCCTTggattttagtatatgtgctgtcGAGGCGACttcaataagattctgctgcactgtgcacacgatgGAATTTACAGATCTTGTCTAGATAGACTTgtgtattctttctgcagattccgctcggaaatacattacagtctatgagacgccgcatttctgagcggtcctatcgGCTATTGGATCATTCTAATCTGCGGAATGTCGCCCGTGTTTTCTCTGTGTTTTCTCTGCACTTTTTCAGCCGTTTGAACCCGGCCTTAGCCAAGAAGAAAGGagaccacataaaaaaaaatcaggagaagaagaagagagcccACCTAGCCTGTCCTAGAGATaaacatttgtttatttgtttgtttttaacctctcctgctctggacagttcctgccctggacagagatgtcagcagagagcagtgtggtcagactgaaaagaactacacagctttctcagcagcatacagcagctgacgagtactggaaggctaaagataATTTTGAATATAATAAAAGCATATTACAACCGGTAACTGAGCAGAATCTGCATtaagtggttactactcacctaggcggttacctgtaggaatgtcctccttatactgctcatcaccgctcacatctgtctctccttttatgtctgtagtattaatatagatcagatctactcctgtaggaatgtccttttTATACTGCTGATCACCGCTCACAtaagtctcttcttcttcctttatgtctgtagcattaatatagatcagatctttctctgtttgaatgttctccttatactgcttatcactgctcaaatctgtctcttcttctttccttatgtctgtagcattaatatagatgaaCTCTTTCCctataggaatgtcctccttatacttctCATCACAGCTCACAtgtgtctctggagcattaatattgtttggaccttctccctgattcataagatatggaagaaatattgtaaaaatcatcagacagtaggagaagtcacgttGGATGTtgtagatgagcaggagatgaggagtcatggagggtgaggggactgaccacaagagcttcacagcccttctacagatcatagggaatatctccatctacctgatcatcctgtggaagaagaggacggggacacctctctggtgctgttctcttactggatctgactgtagggaacacatacagagactgaattcattctttacatacaaataatgagaggacatgtgtatatagtcatgtctattacctggtgatgtgaggggctgctgatcctccatcatgacctgatccttgtactgatccttgtgtccttctacatactcccactcctccatggagaaatagaccgccacgtcctgacaccttataggaacctgacacacaatgataccgtcatcaccccgacccctccagtggtgttactgtataatgtcccagcattcccagcagtgtcacctctccagtcatcaccagacccctccattactgtataatgtcccagcattcccagcagtgtcacctctccagtcatcaccagacccctccattactgtataatgtcccagcattcccagcagtgtcacctctccagtcatcaccagacccctccattactgtataatgtcccagcagtgtcacctctccagtcatcaccagacccctccattactgtataatgtcccagcagtgtcacctctccagtcatcaccagacccctccattactgtataatgtcccagcagtgtcacctctccagtcatcaccagacccctccattactgtataatgtcccagcagtgtcacctctccagtcatcaccagacccctccattactgtataatgtcccagcagtgtcacctctccagtcatcaccagacccctccattactgtataatgtcccagcagtgtcacctctccagtcatcaccagacccctccattactgtataatgtcccagcagtgtcacctctccagtcatcaccagacccctccattactgtataatgtcccagcagtgtcacctctccatttatcaccagacccctccattactgtataatgtcccagcagtgtcacctctccagtcatcaccagacccctccattactgtataatgtcccagcagtgtcacctctccagtcatcaccagacccctccattactgtataatgtcccagcagtgtcacctctccagtcatcatcagacccctccattactgtataatgtcccagcagtgtcacctctccagtcatcaccagacccctccattactgtataatgtcccagcagtgtcacctctccagtcatcaccagacccctccattactgtataatgtcccagaattcccagcagtgtcacctctccagtcatcaccagacccctccattactgtataatgtcccagcagtgtcacctctccagtcatcaccagacccctccattactgtataatgccccagcagtgtcacctctccagtcatcaccagacccctccattactgtataatgtcccagcattctcagcagtgtcacctctccagtcatcaccagacccctccattactgtataatgtcccagcagggtcacctctccagtcatcaccagacccctccattactgtataatgtcccagcagggtcacctctccagtcatcaccagacccctccattactgtataatgtcccagcagtgtcacctctccagtcatcaccagacccctccattacagtataatgtcccagcagtgtcacctctccagtcatcaccagacccctccattactgtataatgtcccagcagggtcacctctccagtcagcaccagacccctccattactgtataatgtcccagcagggtcacctctccagtcagcagctccatcatcttgttgatgagttctaggatcttctgttcatccatttcctcatgtatcagggagtgaggtgggggccccgggattgggctcagggttcttccccatccttcacacacaggggcctgacagcgcccactagaggacttcttcactactgtgtaatcctgtgtatggagagacacattaatatcactacatacattcccagaatccctcacctctccagtcatatccatctgttattacatagataagaatgaggtcatgtgacatcactcccagaatccctcacctctccagtcatatccatctgttattacatagataagaatgaggtcatgtgacatcactcccagaatccctcacctctccagtcatatccatctgttattacatagataagaatgaggtcatgtgacaccactcccagaatccctcacctctccagtcatatccatctgttattacatagataagaatgaggtcatgtgacatcactcccagaatccctcacctctccagtcatatccatctgttattccatagataagaatgaggtcatgtgacgtcactcccagaacccctcacctctccagtcatatccatgtgttattacatagataagaatgaggtcatgtgacatcactcccagaatccctcacctctccagtcatatccatctgttattacatagataggaatgaggtcatgtgacatcactcccagaatccctcacctctccagtaagccggaagagtatctgtagggtgaggtttatgatcctgtcggccatcttgttcctgtctctctccatggttgatgggtcatccaggagaattctcttatatagaagatatcagcagaggatcctggattggagaaacctgaagggaagaagaggagacgatgataaaccgcaccagattctatggagaaataaaatccatttcctggagataatctggggaaacatctgaggagacattatagtcacaatGATTTCGGATGAGTTCTCCTCTATGATGACGTCCTTGGAAATTTACCAGAAAATCTTTCAGAATCTTTGGCGGCAAAGAATCAAATACAGAAGAACAAACACCGAGAACACGAAAAGAAAGACAAGAAGGTAAACGTaaagaaaagagaaggaaaaggGAGGATAGAGGGTgaagggaaacaaggggggggggggggaggagcataAGGCGGGAATGGACGACCAATCACATGACCCAGCAATATAGCAGAGAACACGCTGGAGGACACAACAGGACGGCGACTCCACAGTATCCTGGAATCACATCCACGGGGGCCACGTCTGGTAGAATCTATCATGAGACTCATGGATGGCGACTAATCTATCACCTTGGACACCAGAGCCGGAGGAGATGGGAAGATTTATAGGATGTGGGAGATGAAGGGTTAATGTatcattttactatattttatctATAGATCAATGTCTGTCCCCTCCCCCAGAGAGAggagaagatgtctgggggcggagtcacCTTCATAGGGGTTCATTGTGTCacatcagtcacgccccctcgtgatgtcacagccacaccccatcgtgatgtcacagccacaccccatcgtgatgtcacagccacaccccctcgtgatgtcacagccacacccccgtgtgatgtcacagccacacacccctcgtgatgtcacagccacacacccttgtgatgtcacagccacgccccttgttgTCACGGTCACAccacctcgtgatgtcacagccacaccccctcatgaggtcacagccacacaccccttgtgatgtcactgccacatcCCTTTGTGATCTCACAGCAACActcccccctcgtgatgtcacagccacaccccctccattcatgtctatgggaggggggtgtcggcagagcctggatccacagaggagtcggcccagttctccataaacCTCCTTCTACAAGATGGCGGCGGCCGGGGAGACATGTGGACACCGCGGGGAGAGAaccagaaggagaagaagaacctGACATATTAGAGGTAAAGACATAACAGGAATAGGGCCACAAGGACAGGAGGGCGGGGCTTCTAGCTGGGGGCCAACTGGGCGGAGCTATAGGAAATAAGTAAAGATGGCGGAATAACACAAACAGCAGCAGAAACAAGACAATATATTAACCCTTCTCTCACCAGGAGCAAAGGTAAAATAATATTAtagagaaaaacacaaaaatacataaaaataatcccCAAAGGAGAAATCCCAGGATGAGGGGATCGGTCtctatataggggaggggggggcgatTAACCCTTGTAAGGTTTTATTATCAGTACAATGCATGGGTCATACCAGTGTGCGGGGGGAGGAATATACCATCTGTGCTGCTGGAGGGACGTAAGAGAATCCTGACAGGGAGagaacacacatacctgtatctgtagaggagccgtgtacttacaggacctgcgatgatgtcaccgtcatgtgatcagtcacatggaggaggaggagtcacatgatctggggctgctgctctaggctcatctgctcagtgtatgcaggactcttctgtcacatgaccattatcacaggtccttcaactacAATCTCTTCTACCCTACACTGCTC
It encodes:
- the LOC130304494 gene encoding oocyte zinc finger protein XlCOF7.1-like, which gives rise to MEEWEYVEGHKDQYKDQVMMEDQQPLTSPVRSSKRTAPERCPRPLLPQDDQGEGPNNINAPETHVSCDEKYKEDIPIGKEFIYINATDIRKEEETDLSSDKQYKENIQTEKDLIYINATDIKEEEETYVSGDQQYKKDIPTGVDLIYINTTDIKGETDVSGDEQYKEDIPTGNRLDSCTRRSEENLISSDYKADDDITQDTYEEHSIIPDTPSALHSQDLSSHPYIQVLSSQSSQDVQQNKGHRRNVGHQQALTVYKPYSCSECWKCYTSKFDLVVHQRTHTGEKPFSCSECGKCFTSNSGLVQHQITHTGEKLFSCSECGKCFTIKSSLVRHQISHTGEKPFSCSECGKCFALKPTLYKHQITHTGKKPFSCSECGKCYTEKATLVYHQRTHTGEKPFSCTDCGKCFAKKSILREHKRTHTGEKPFPCAECGKCFTQQSSLVNHKRTHT